The Pyrenophora tritici-repentis strain M4 chromosome 3, whole genome shotgun sequence genome has a window encoding:
- a CDS encoding AtoA, Acyl CoA:acetate-3-ketoacid CoA transferase, beta subunit, with the protein MDSLPSSYRLLAALPSRLCSRRPIPAQLRAARALPPRWQLIGQLRSISKSAPTIDRSKSKLFKDADEAVADVQSGSTVLSAGFGLCGVADTLIGAMQKRGPQSLHSLTAVSNNAGIEDKGGLALLTKSGQVSKLIISFLGANKALEKQYLSGGIEIELCPQGTLAERIRAGGAGIPAFYTPTAVNTLLQDGQIPAKFDKEGKAIGFGQKREVREFNGKKFLMETALTGDVAIIRAHKADEAGNCVFRYTTKAFGPIMAKAARLTIVEAEEIVPIGTFDANDIDLPGIFVDRIVPSTAPKHIETKKLRSPAASKDTSSKNEATERRDRIARRAAKELKQGYYVNLGVGIPTAAASFVPDGVKVWLQSENGILGMGPYPTEDEVDADIINAGKETVTLLPGASTFDSAESFGMIRGGHVDVSILGALQVSASGDLANYMVPGKVFKGMGGAMDLVSNPDATKVVVATEHVAKDGSSKIVQECKLPLTGAKCVSTIITDMCVFEVNRKRGTLTLTETAPGVSVEHVKAKTDATFEVAPDLKTME; encoded by the exons ATGGACTCTTTACCTTCGTCATACCGGCTGCTCGCAGCTCTGCCTTCACGATTATGTTCTCGACGACCAATTCCAGCACAACTACGAGCCGCGCGCGCTCTCCCACCGCGATGGCAGCTCATAGGTCAATTACGAAGCATCAGCAAAAGCGCACCGACGATCGATCGCTCCAAATCAAAGCTCTTCAAAGATGCAGATGAAGCAGTCGCAGATGTACAATCAGGTTCCACAGTCTTGAGCGCTGGTTTTGGGTTATGCGGTGTCGCAGATACGCTCATTGGAGCTATGCAGAAACGTGGCCCTCAATCGTTACATTCGTTGACTGCCGTCTCGAACAATGCTGGCATTGAGGACAAGGGAGGGTTGGCACTACTCACGAAAAGTGGGCAAGTGTCTAAGCTCATTATAAGCTTCCTCGGAGCCAACAAGGCTCTGGAGAAGCAATATCTGAGTGGTGGCATAGAAATTGAGCTGTGTCCGCAGGGTACGCTTGCCGAGAGGATACGAGCTGGTGGTGCGGGCATCCCAGCATTCTACACACCAACAGCCGTCAACACCTTACTACAGGATGGACAGATTCCTGCAAAGTTTGACAAGGAGGGCAAAGCTATTGGTTTTGGCCAGAAAAGGGAGGTTAGAGAGTTCAATGGCAAGAAATTCCTCATGGAGACGGCCTTGACTGGGGATGTTGCAATCATTCGGGCGCACAAGGCTGATGAGGCTGGGAACTGTGTATTCAG ATACACCACTAAAGCCTTCGGTCCCATAATGGCCAAAGCCGCGCGCCTCACAATCGTCGAAGCTGAAGAAATCGTCCCAATCGGTACTTTTGACGCAAACGACATTGATCTTCCCGGTATCTTTGTCGATCGCATCGTTCCCTCTACAGCCCCCAAGCACATTGAAACCAAGAAGCTTCGCAGTCCAGCTGCATCAAAAGATACATCGTCGAAGAATGAAGCTACAGAACGTCGCGATCGAATTGCCCGTCGCGCAGCAAAGGAGCTCAAGCAGGGTTACTATGTCAACTTGGGTGTCGGTATCCCCACAGCCGCTGCATCGTTTGTACCCGATGGCGTCAAGGTGTGGCTACAAAGCGAGAACGGTATTCTAGGCATGGGCCCCTACCCAACCGAAGACGAAGTCGACGCAGACATTATCAACGCCGGCAAGGAAACCGTCACACTCCTGCCTGGCGCCTCAACCTTTGACAGCGCAGAGTCGTTTGGCATGATCCGCGGCGGCCACGTCGACGTGTCCATCCTCGGCGCCTTGCAAGTAAGCGCATCGGGCGACCTGGCAAACTACATGGTCCCCGGAAAGGTGTTCAAGGGCATGGGCGGCGCTATGGACCTAGTCAGCAACCCAGACGCTACAAAGGTGGTTGTAGCCACAGAGCACGTTGCAAAGGACGGGTCAAGCAAAATCGTCCAAGAGTGCAAGCTACCGCTCACAGGAGCAAAGTGCGTGAGCACTATCATCACAGACATGTGTGTGTTCGAGGTCAACAGGAAACGCGGTACTTTGACACTTACCGAGACCGCACCTGGTGTCAGCGTGGAGCATGTCAAGGCGAAGACTGATGCTACGTTTGAAGTCGCACCGGATCTCAAGACCATGGAGTGA
- a CDS encoding UhpC, Sugar phosphate permease: MSFAQEKMHQDEKLELASGGSEQLEAGFGEDSHLTKTLLYKMDCRILPVLALLFLCSFIDRTNVGNAKILGLEKDININDHQYSIGLCVFYATYIASELPSNLLLKKVSPKIWLPLLTAVWGVLTMCLGFVRNFAEFVTVRALLGVAEGGLLPGMVLYLSHFYRRQELALRIGIFYTAASLSGAFGGLLARGLNAIGPAGGLEGWRWIFIIEGIITVLVGVCSALFLPNSIESARFLSSTEKEQARLRLGASTTHERFAWSEIKRGVFNVQVWLTASAYFAILSGLYSFGLFLPTIVNNGFAKDPNKAQLWTVIPYAVASVFTVIVALLSDRLALRGPVMLCTLPVAIIGYGVISQSANPKVQYGMTFLMATGMYATVPCILSWNSNNSAGHYKRATTSALQLAIANAGGFVASFIYQKSEKKDNFHRSHRIILGLLCAAWVLIAMNVAWVWKINRDKARGKYAEFEGKGDDRDPEFIMVM; encoded by the exons ATGAGTTTTGCGCAGGAGAAAATGCACCAAGATGAGAAGCTTGAGCTGGCGAGTGGCGGTAGCGAGCAATTGGAAGCGGGGTTTGGAGAAGACAGCCACCTAACGAAGACATTATTATACAAGATGGATTGTCG TATCCTACCCGTCCTTGCGCTGCTCTTCCTCTGCTCCTTCATCGACCGTACCAATGTCGGGAATGCGAAGATTTTGGGGCTGGAGAAGGATATAAATATCAATGATCACCAGTATTCTATTGGTCTTTGCGTGTTTTACGCTACGTATATTGCGAG TGAACTCCCATCGAACCTGTTACTCAAGAAGGTGTCGCCGAAGATCTGGTTACCGCTTTTGACGGCTGTCTGGGGTGTGTTGACAATGTGTTTGGGTTTCGTCAGGAACTTTGCCGAATTTGTTACCGTTCGCGCGTTGCTTGGTGTAGCTGAAGGTGGTTTGTTGCCGGGAATG GTCCTCTACCTCTCCCACTTCTACCGCAGACAAGAACTCGCCCTCCGCATCGGCATTTTCTACACAGCCGCCTCTCTCTCCGGCGCCTTCGGTGGTCTCCTCGCCCGCGGTCTCAACGCCATAGGACCCGCCGGAGGCCTCGAAGGTTGGCGTTGGATCTTCATCATCGAAGGAATAATCACCGTCCTCGTCGGCGTCTGCTCCGCCCTCTTCCTCCCCAACTCCATCGAATCCGCACGATTCCTCTCTTCCACAGAAAAAGAACAAGCCCGGCTCCGGCTCGGCGCCTCCACCACCCACGAGCGCTTCGCCTGGTCCGAGATCAAACGCGGAGTCTTCAATGTCCAAGTCTGGCTCACAGCCTCTGCCTACTTCGCCATCCTCTCCGGCCTCTACTCCTTCGGCCTCTTCCTCCCCACAATCGTAAACAACGGGTTCGCCAAAGATCCTAACAAGGCTCAACTCTGGACTGTTATCCCCTACGCCGTCGCCTCTGTCTTCACTGTCATCGTCGCTTTGCTATCTGATCGCCTCGCCCTCCGTGGTCCCGTCATGCTGTGTACACTCCCCGTTGCCATCATCGGGTACGGTGTCATTAGCCAGTCTGCCAACCCCAAAGTTCAGTACGGAATGACGTTTCTCATGGCAACGGGCATGTACGCCACTGTCCCGTGTATTTTGTCCTGGAATAGTAATAATAGCGCTGGTCATTATAAGCGCGCTACTACTTCTGCGCTGCAGCTTGCGATTGCCAACGCGGGTGGCTTTGTAGCGAGTTTCATCTATCAGAAGAGTGAGAAGAAGGATAACTTTCATCGGAGTCATAGGATTATTCTTGGCTTGCTTTGTGCGGCTTGGGTTTT GATCGCGATGAATGTGGCGTGGGTGTGGAAAATTAACAGGGATAAGGCGAGGGGCAAGTACGCGGAGTTTGAGGGTAAGGGCGATGATAGGGATCCTGAGTTTATTATGGTTATGTAA
- a CDS encoding putative histidine acid phosphatase protein: protein MTTLIPRQFYSQEELEKLYPKELELQLVQILMRHGERSPTGLPPYWPYCNSARQLTSVILNTKDFSKWNQLKYRRRLETFGTDDGPVIASGPMGEFDAICQPGELTDKGRETTLALGERLRHLYVDQLKFMPKLISDSDMIYLRATPIPRALESVQQAFWGFYPPSARTADFPPPTIITRTPADETLFPNDASCRRFAQLSRAFAQRAADKWNDTDDMRYLTKVLSKWMPGEQKVAVDSHPRLSGIMDTLNATDAHGPETKLPKEFYDPKARSIIDKIAVEEWYQGYNESSEYRMLGIGGLMGDITSRMVGCVEHNGNSGIVEVGGVDGKLGKGRGGETDIRFAMSGCHDTTLAGMLTSLGAFDGEKWPPFTSHIAVEMFRKRGSDNLALPSLPDQNPASKSQSWWSSLFGSTKTSNSSPAPEGIARKPITELSPAQREKLNNYYVRLRYNDKVMQIPGCKAEGKHLPGDTTFCTLDAFKAIVDKYTPKNWKTACTSRLDAPAFPEKPEPAGFE, encoded by the exons ATGACGACCTTGATACCGAGACAGTTTTACTCGCAGGAAGAGCTCGAGAAGCTTTATCCGAAGGAGCTTGAGCTGCAGCTAGTACAAATT CTTATGCGACATG GCGAAAGAAGCCCT ACTGGACTACCGCCTT ACTGGCCCTACTGCAACTCTGCCCGCCAATTGACAAGCGTAATCCTAAACACCAAGGACTTTTCCAAATGGAACCAGCTCAAGTACCGACGCAGACTGGAAACCTTTGGCACCGACGATGGACCTG TCATCGCATCTGGCCCTATGGGCGAATTCGATGCCATATGCCAACCCGGTGAACTTACAGACAAGGGCCGAGAAACTACTTTAGCTCTTGGGGAACGCCTACGCCACCTATACGTTGACCAACTCAAGTTCATGCCGAAACTCATTTCAGATAGCGACATGATCTACCTGCGTGCAACTCCAATCCCACGTGCTCTGGAATCGGTTCAACAAGCGTTTTGGGGGTTCTACCCACCATCTGCACGTACAGCTGATTTTCCTCCTCCAACAATCATCACCAGGACACCTGCAGACGAAACACTGTTCCCCAATGACGCAAGCTGTAGGCGTTTCGCTCAACTCAGCCGTGCGTTTGCACAACGTGCAGCCGATAAGTGGAATGACACGGATGATATGCGTTATCTCACAAAAGTTCTTTCCAAATGGATGCCTGGCGAGCAAAAGGTAGCCGTGGATTCCCACCCAAGACTCTCTGGCATTATGGATACCCTAAACGCGACCGATGCTCATGGCCCAGAGACCAAATTGCCAAAGGAGTTCTACGACCCCAAGGCACGCTCAATCATTGATAAGATCGCCGTCGAAGAGTGGTACCAGGGCTATAATGAGTCTTCTGAATATCGTATGCTCGGTATCGGCGGTCTAATGGGCGACATCACCTCCCGAATGGTCGGCTGCGTTGAGCACAATGGAAACTCTGGCATTGTCGAAGTCGGCGGCGTAGACGGAAAACTGGGCAAAGGCCGCGGCGGTGAAACTGACATACGCTTTGCCATGTCCGGATGCCACGATACGACTCTAGCCGGCATGCTGACCTCGCTGGGTGCTTTTGACGGCGAGAAATGGCCCCCATTTACGTCCCACATAGCCGTTGAAATGTTCAGGAAGCGAGGCAGCGATAACCTCGCACTACCCTCTCTACCAGATCAAAATCCCGCTTCCAAGAGTCAGAGCTGGTGGTCCTCCCTCTTTGGCAGCACAAAGACGTCAAACTCCAGTCCCGCTCCTGAAGGCATAGCCCGCAAACCTATTACAGAGCTGTCACCGGCTCAACGCGAGAAACTCAACAATTACTACGTCCGCCTACGGTACAACGACAAGGTCATGCAGATTCCAGGATGCAAGGCAGAGGGAAAGCATCTACCTGGCGACACTACGTTTTGTACACTCGACGCTTTCAAGGCTATTGTGGATAAATATACGCCTAAGAACTGGAAGACCGCGTGCACTTCTAGACTTGATGCGCCTGCTTTCCCCGAGAAGCCTGAGCCTGCTGGGTTTGAGTAG